GTTAATACAAAAGGTATTCAATCTGTTAATTTAGATGTCTTTGTTGTTCCGTTATCTAGAGCTTATGAAACTGCTCAAAAGTTAGTAATAAACGAAGCGCCATTGTTATTAGATAGACGCTCCTTGGAAGTCGAAGCATGTGTATCACTTTTAAGTGAGTACAACGAAAAATTTGAATATAATTTATCTGAAGTCAATCAAGCTGATTTTTATAATCAATCTATACCTTTTCAATATTATGCAGATGGGATATATAAATTAAGTAATCAAAAGGGGACATTTACTGATTACGTTATGTTCGTTGTGTTAGAAGAGGGGAATGTTCAATCATTAGACAGATTAGACTTTCTACATAAGTCAGCCTTTCACTTTAATTCTTTTAACGAGAAAGTGAATCGTATTATTGTCTTGTATGACAGTCTGACATCTTTTGAGTCTGACATTTTAGGTGCAGAGTTTGCAGAAACTTTGTTTATCGATAGTCAGACTTTAGGATCTTCTTTAGAAGATGAGCCACAATTTCATAAAACAATATCACCTTATCGAATGGAGGGAACTACTTATGATAAAGGACGTTAATTGGAAGGCAAAACTCCCTGTTATTGTAGCAACTTTCCTTTTCATCCATTCGTTGTATCAAATGATACGGGCGTTGTTTAATGAAATTTTACTATTTAAAGCTCAAAGTTCCGGGGAGATAGTTAGCTATATAATTTTTGGTGACCCGCTCCATCCTTCATTGATTGGGTTTGCTTTTCTAGTCATCACTTTTATTGCTACCTGGTTACTTTCTACAAGAATTAAATTGTATAAAACAATGAAGTGGAGAGTAATTCAGTTCTTGATTATGCTCTGTGGTATCATTTTTCACTATGCATGGATAATAACAGCAGTTACTTACAATAAGTTAGTCCCATATTTCTCAATCAGGGCAGATATGATTAACTTGGAGAACAAGGCCTTCCAAGATGTATTAATTCATAATACAGATCAGTTTTTCTTATTGTTGATGGCGTTACCGCTATTAGCAATGTTTATGTTGTTTCTTTATTTAGGAGGTCTTTTTACTAAAAACCAAGAGGACTTGGTTGAAGCCTTTAGGAACTTTGAAGTTAAAGGAAAATGGATACAGAGATTCTCGAAATTTGAAAAGACTGATATATGGCCAGACGTTGAGTTAGGTCCAAGTTCAGAATCAGGGGAAATGGTGACTATTCCAGGACGAGACAGAACCTTGAATTCTATTATTATCGGAAGTATTGGTACTGGTAAAACTGCTGCGCTTGGATTACCTATGATCAATCAAGACTTACATTGGATGACTAAATTTATAAATGATTATCCTTCTATCTCACAAAAGGAAAATTATAATACGGAAGATGTAAAAGGGATGTACTTGAATGGAATAAGTATTATTGAACCCTCTAATGATTTATGTCAAAAGGCTTTGAAACTAGTAAAAGCACATGGGATTCCGGAAAGAAGTATCACTTATATAAACCCGCTCGATCCTAACACACCTTCCATTAATCCAATGAAGGGACCTGTAGACAAAGTTGCAGAAACCTTCACCTTAGTCATTGAAGGTTTAAATGAGAGCGGAGAAACAAATGAATTCTTCCAGCAATCGCAAAGAACGCATTTAAAGCATTATATCTATCTGTTGAAATTGCATGATCCAGAAAAAGAAGTAACTTTTGATATGTTGTTAGATATGTACAACAATTCACAGCTGGTTCGTAAAATGCATGAGAAGTTAAAAAAAACTTTCCCTGCAGATTATGACCTTATAGCGGATAGGGATGAAAGAAATCATTGGCAAATTGTAAAACAAATTGATGAGTGGTTTGATCTAAACCTTGTTCCTAAAACGATGCGTACACCACAGGGAGAGATACCTATAAAGGTTGTTACAGGCCCGTATCGAGGAGAGACTGAATACTATGATGCTAAAGCTGAGTTTGTCCAAGGTCTTCGTAACGTTTTAAATGACATTGGTGCCAATAAGTTAATACGTCGTGTTTTGTTCGGTAAGAGTGATTTTGATTTTGATCAGCATTTAGAATCCGGTGGAATCCTTCTTTGTAATTCAAGTAAGGGGGAGTTATCTGGTTTAGCGAATGTACTAGGGAAAATTGTTTTGCTAAGTTTACAAAACGCAGTATTCCGGAGACCACCTAACGTTTCAACTTTTCATCATATTATGGTCGATGAAGCTCCAGACTACTTATATCAACCATTTCGTGAGTTTCCGGCACAATCTCGTAAATATAAGGTTATCGTTACAATTATCTTACAAACGATTACTCAACTTGCTGATCGTTATGGTGAATATTACATGGATACATTGATTGGTACGCTAAGAAATCGTATGGTATATGGTGATTTACCTGCATTTGATAGTGAGTATTTTAGTAAAGTATTTGGTGAGAAGTTTGTATATGAAGAAAGCACCACAGAACAATCTGTTTCACCGCTTCAAGATAATCCTATGACGCGGAGTGGGTCATCGTATAGCAAGAAAAAAGATGTAATGATGACTACAAGTGATGTTATTTATCAAGATGCATTCCAATGTAGTGTTAAGATTGTAGTAAATAACAAGCCGATGCCAGTTCAACAAATAAAAGCTAATTTCGTACCTGATGAAGAATTTAAGAATGCAAATGTGAAAGTTGATGCTGAAGCAGCTGAGATATGGCTAGAAGATCGTCGATTGTTCTTAGAAGGAAAACCAATAGAGGAAATGGTTAGTGAAGGAATAGAAATAGATGAGGATGAAATTCTTATTTCTGAAAATGATGATAAGCTTTCATCCGCTAGTAAGGCAAGGGAGGAAACAATTGATGAGAAGCAAGTTGAAGAAGTAGTTTCACAACGTCATGTAGATTTGCCTAAAGATGATATCATTTTTTCACCACCTAAACCTTCCAGATTAAGAACCGCTAAGTCTAATGCAAACGTTGCAGAAGAAGTTGCTGTTTCAGTAGAAGAAGCGGTAGCCGTAGAGGCAGAAATAGAGGTGGTAAAAGAAACACCTATGATATCTGAATCTAAAAAAAATCCAGAAGAAAATCAAACTGAATTGAAAGAGTCATTTGAGGAAGATTTATTACTTGATAAACAAAGTATAGTTAAGGATGAGTCACAACCAGAACCGATTAAAGAAAACAACAAGCAAGAGGATTTAGATGATTGGCAAGCGCAACTAAAAACACCTATGAGTCAGATATCTTATAGGGAGCAACCTAGCGTAGATGAATTTGAAAAAAATACTAAGAAAGTAGCAGCTGAAAAAAGTCAAATGGACAAAAAAGGTGATGATTTAATAGGTGAGTTATATACATTTTTAAATGATGAGGAGGATAAAGTTTAAATTTACTTGATTGGAAGAAGTGAATAAGTTACAATTTGATTATATTTACCTAGTTCATCTTACAATCAACGACAAATGAATAGATATATATAATGGGAGAACCCCACAACTAGTTTTAAAGATTTATTTCGCGTGTAAATCTTTAGGCTATGTTGTGGGGTTTTTTGGTTGTTGTAAATGATGAACTGGTAGATATAACAAACAAACTGAGTGTGAGAGTAAATATTAGATACTAAAGCAATAGGAGGTTTTATGATGTTGTTATGGCCTGATGTGGAATTAGGATTAAGTACTAAAACAGGTGATTCTATAAAGATACCAGGCAGAGACCGTGCTTTAAATTCGATTATTTTAGGTAGTATTGGAACCGGAAAAGCTGCCGCTTTAACTTTACCTATAATTAATCAGGATTTTCAATGGATAAAAAGGTATGTCAATGATCTCTCTACAATTGATGAGAATGATAATAACAATACTAATGAACAGGATTTAAAAAACTGTCTTAATGGTGTTAGTATCATTGAGTCTTCAAATGAGATATGTGGAACTGCTCTTAAGTTGGTACATGCTCATGGTATACCGGAAGAAAAAATTACGTATATTAATCCGCTAGACCCAAAAACGGCTTCTATTAATCCTATGAAGGGACCAGCTGAACATGTATACGAGAGTATCTCAAAACTAATTGAGGGATGTATAGAAAAAGGTGAAGATTTTGCATTAGAAATTCAAAAAATGCATTTGAAGTATTACATATATTTGCTGAAACTTCATAATCCTGAGAAAGAAGTAACGTTTGATATGTTACTAGATATGTATAATCACCCTAAATCAGTGCGGAAAATGCATGAGGATTTAAAAGAAATTGCTGTACCTGCTGATTATGAATTTTTAGATAACGAAGAGCAGCGACAACATTGGCTTATTATTAAACAATTAGACCAATGGTTTGATGAAAATCTTGTATTAAAAACCGGAATTTCTCAAGAAGGTTCAACTACTGATGAAATTGAGTATTATGACCTAAAAGCAGAATATGTTATAGGGATCCGTAATTCTCTAAATACTATCGGATCAAATAAACATATGCGTCGAGTTTTATTCGGTAACAGTTCCTTTGATTTTGATGAACACCTTGAAGCGGGAGGAATATTACTCCTTAATACGAATAAAGAAGAACTCATGGGTTTCTCTAATGCACTAGGTAATGTAATTTTAATGAATTTACAACATGCAATTTTCAGAAGAGATCCAAGGAGTGCTACTTCTTTTCATCACATTATTGTGAATGAAATGCCTGAGATATTAGGAGATACTTTTTCTGAATTGACATTCCAGTCTCGTAAAGTTAAAGCTATCGTAACCGTTACATTAAGAAGCATTACGCAACTAATTAATATTTATGGTGAACATTACACTGCTATGCTAATTGGATCGTTAAGGAATCGAATAGTTTACGGAGAGGTTAATGAACGTGATTCTAAGTATTTTAATAGCTACGTTATAGGTGGTGAAAATTGGATTTCGCATCATACCTTTACAAAGGCTA
This genomic interval from Metabacillus schmidteae contains the following:
- a CDS encoding type IV secretory system conjugative DNA transfer family protein → MIKDVNWKAKLPVIVATFLFIHSLYQMIRALFNEILLFKAQSSGEIVSYIIFGDPLHPSLIGFAFLVITFIATWLLSTRIKLYKTMKWRVIQFLIMLCGIIFHYAWIITAVTYNKLVPYFSIRADMINLENKAFQDVLIHNTDQFFLLLMALPLLAMFMLFLYLGGLFTKNQEDLVEAFRNFEVKGKWIQRFSKFEKTDIWPDVELGPSSESGEMVTIPGRDRTLNSIIIGSIGTGKTAALGLPMINQDLHWMTKFINDYPSISQKENYNTEDVKGMYLNGISIIEPSNDLCQKALKLVKAHGIPERSITYINPLDPNTPSINPMKGPVDKVAETFTLVIEGLNESGETNEFFQQSQRTHLKHYIYLLKLHDPEKEVTFDMLLDMYNNSQLVRKMHEKLKKTFPADYDLIADRDERNHWQIVKQIDEWFDLNLVPKTMRTPQGEIPIKVVTGPYRGETEYYDAKAEFVQGLRNVLNDIGANKLIRRVLFGKSDFDFDQHLESGGILLCNSSKGELSGLANVLGKIVLLSLQNAVFRRPPNVSTFHHIMVDEAPDYLYQPFREFPAQSRKYKVIVTIILQTITQLADRYGEYYMDTLIGTLRNRMVYGDLPAFDSEYFSKVFGEKFVYEESTTEQSVSPLQDNPMTRSGSSYSKKKDVMMTTSDVIYQDAFQCSVKIVVNNKPMPVQQIKANFVPDEEFKNANVKVDAEAAEIWLEDRRLFLEGKPIEEMVSEGIEIDEDEILISENDDKLSSASKAREETIDEKQVEEVVSQRHVDLPKDDIIFSPPKPSRLRTAKSNANVAEEVAVSVEEAVAVEAEIEVVKETPMISESKKNPEENQTELKESFEEDLLLDKQSIVKDESQPEPIKENNKQEDLDDWQAQLKTPMSQISYREQPSVDEFEKNTKKVAAEKSQMDKKGDDLIGELYTFLNDEEDKV
- a CDS encoding type IV secretion system DNA-binding domain-containing protein, whose product is MLLWPDVELGLSTKTGDSIKIPGRDRALNSIILGSIGTGKAAALTLPIINQDFQWIKRYVNDLSTIDENDNNNTNEQDLKNCLNGVSIIESSNEICGTALKLVHAHGIPEEKITYINPLDPKTASINPMKGPAEHVYESISKLIEGCIEKGEDFALEIQKMHLKYYIYLLKLHNPEKEVTFDMLLDMYNHPKSVRKMHEDLKEIAVPADYEFLDNEEQRQHWLIIKQLDQWFDENLVLKTGISQEGSTTDEIEYYDLKAEYVIGIRNSLNTIGSNKHMRRVLFGNSSFDFDEHLEAGGILLLNTNKEELMGFSNALGNVILMNLQHAIFRRDPRSATSFHHIIVNEMPEILGDTFSELTFQSRKVKAIVTVTLRSITQLINIYGEHYTAMLIGSLRNRIVYGEVNERDSKYFNSYVIGGENWISHHTFTKASSPTCSVSLMSNGQSMPIEQIKVKFIKEQALHKDKVLI